A region from the Medicago truncatula cultivar Jemalong A17 chromosome 6, MtrunA17r5.0-ANR, whole genome shotgun sequence genome encodes:
- the LOC25495350 gene encoding phenolic glucoside malonyltransferase 1: MAQSHKVHQVFSISPKNETSPTTFPFTFFDTLWVRFPPVERLFFYEHTNLSTNFFFDSILPNLKHSLELTLNHFLLLVGNITWPQDSPHPIINYVPSDSILLIVAESNENFNLLCSNLCEVEKKQHLIPSLEISHEKASIISLQVTFFPNHGFCIGITTHHAAVDGKSSTLFMKAWSYFCSNLEKNTPSLSLPQDLTPFFDRSIIRDPIGINEIYSKGWLNFGGETNNRSLKVWETINTIKGEATKGIFQLSPLDIQKLKKHAQSKIEKNNKVIKLSTFSVTCAYLLACTIKVDQPKSNKVPFIFSVDCRPRLDPPINANYFGNCVVSKLVLGETEEFLKDDGFISALEGISDVLKGLENGVLKGLENWMSIMQSTMSETDRMFSIAGSPRFDVYSFDFGWGKPKKVDVTSIDKTGAFSLSENRNNDGGIEIGLALNKQQMEVFAQLFVQGLESL; this comes from the coding sequence ATGGCACAATCTCACAAAGTTCATCAAGTTTTTTCAATATCACCAAAAAATGAAACCTCCCCAACTACTTTTCCCTTCACTTTCTTTGACACACTTTGGGTAAGATTTCCACCGGTTGAACGTTTGTTCTTCTATGAACACACCAATTTATCTaccaattttttctttgattccATTCTTCCAAATCTCAAACATTCCCTTGAGCTCACACTCAACCACTTCCTCCTTCTTGTTGGTAACATCACATGGCCACAAGATTCACCACACCCTATCATCAACTATGTCCCTAGTGATTCCATTCTATTGATTGTAGCTGAATCAAATGAAAATTTCAACCTTTTATGTTCAAATCTTtgtgaagttgaaaaaaaacaaCACTTGATCCCAAGTTTGGAAATTTCACATGAAAAAGCATCAATTATTTCACTACAAGTCACTTTTTTTCCTAACCATGGATTTTGTATTGGTATAACCACACACCATGCAGCTGTTGATGGAAAATCTTCAACTTTGTTTATGAAAGCTTGGTCTTATTTTTGTTCCAACCTTGAAAAAAACACACCCTCTTTGTCATTACCTCAAGATCTAACACCTTTCTTTGATAGGTCCATTATAAGAGACCCTATAGGGATAAATGAGATTTATTCAAAAGGGTGGTTGAATTTTGGTGGAGAAACAAATAATCGAAGCTTGAAGGTTTGGGAAACAATTAATACAATAAAGGGTGAAGCAACCAAAGGTATTTTTCAATTGTCACCTTTGGATATTCAAAAGCTTAAGAAACATGCACAATCCaagattgaaaaaaataacaaggtTATTAAGCTTTCAACTTTTTCAGTTACTTGTGCTTATTTGTTGGCATGTACGATAAAAGTTGACCAACCAAAATCCAACAAGGtaccttttatttttagtgtggaTTGTAGGCCACGTTTGGATCCACCAATTAATGCAAATTATTTTGGAAATTGTGttgtgtcaaaattagttttggGTGAAACCGAGGAATTTTTAAAAGATGATGGATTTATTAGTGCTCTTGAAGGGATAAGTGATGTGTTGAAGGGTTTGGAAAATGGTGTGTTGAAGGGTTTGGAGAATTGGATGTCAATAATGCAATCTACAATGAGTGAGACAGATAGGATGTTTTCTATTGCCGGGTCACCTAGGTTTGATGTTTATAGTTTTGATTTTGGATGGGGTAAACCTAAGAAAGTTGATGTTACTTCTATTGATAAAACAGGAGCTTTTTCTCTTTCGGAGAATAGGAATAATGATGGTGGAATTGAGATTGGTTTGGCTTTGAACAAACAACAAATGGAGGTTTTTGCTCAACTTTTTGTTCAAGGACTTGAATCATTGTAA